A single Stigmatopora argus isolate UIUO_Sarg chromosome 7, RoL_Sarg_1.0, whole genome shotgun sequence DNA region contains:
- the npnta gene encoding nephronectin a isoform X2, whose product MGSWIKFILMVATLCWQARAEFDGRWPRQMASSNGLCRYGARVDCCWGWTRRSWGHCQPLCPSGCKHGDCVGPNKCKCHAGFTGKTCNQDLNECGLKPRPCKHRCMNTYGSYKCYCLNGFMMMPDGTCGNLRTCGMANCQYGCEVLKGEVRCQCPSPGLRLASDGRTCVDVDECASGMAVCPRFRKCINTFGSYICKCHDGFDLQYINGKYQCIDVNECSLELGRCGVYATCFNTPGSYKCKCKDGYRGTGRDCKPIPKVVVEPPPSYHNYLPGIDQRRTTTTQSPPLTHRWVFTMAHRTTTAPTMAPPKRTTTMATSQKPMVPTRRPPTPTRKPYVAPTRKPYVVPTRKPYVVPTRKPYVAPTRKPYVTPKPATTPSPPPQLTTVDNSIHKDVTKQRGDVHIPRNHNPNAVLDFDIELGNTAKDDPDSGFLSCSFDDGLCGWIRDNEGDVHWETTPDPAGGGYLTIPEVGDKRTGRGARLVLPLTPPWNQGNLCLSFRHKMAGHHLGMLQVFVKKGDRYSPAVWGRTGGNGWRQTQITLWGAGLESVVLKGERGRGRSGEMAVDDISLAKGSCADERNPTGL is encoded by the exons GTGGCCGAGACAGATGGCGTCGTCCAACGGGCTGTGCCGCTACGGCGCCAGGGTGGACTGCTGCTGGGGATGGACGCGCCGATCTTGGGGTCACTGCCAAC CACTTTGCCCGTCGGGCTGCAAGCACGGAGACTGCGTGGGGCCCAACAAGTGCAAATGTCATGCCGGATTTACGGGCAAGACCTGCAATCAAG ATCTGAACGAGTGCGGACTGAAGCCGCGACCCTGCAAACACAGGTGCATGAACACCTACGGCAGCTACAAGTGCTACTGCCTCAACGGCTTCATGATGATGCCCGACGGCACTTGTGGAA ACCTTCGCACTTGCGGCATGGCCAACTGCCAGTACGGCTGCGAGGTGCTTAAAGGAGAGGTCCGATGTCAGTGTCCGTCGCCGGGGCTACGGCTGGCGTCGGATGGCAGAACCTGCGTGG ACGTGGATGAATGCGCCAGCGGGATGGCCGTGTGCCCGAGGTTCCGGAAGTGCATCAACACCTTTGGCAGTTACATCTGCAAGTGCCACGATGGCTTCGACCTGCAGTACATCAATGGGAAATACCAGTGCATCG ACGTTAACGAATGTTCTTTGGAGTTGGGCCGCTGCGGCGTCTACGCCACCTGCTTCAACACGCCGGGCTCATACAAGTGCAAGTGCAAAGACGGCTACAGGGGGACGGGCCGCGACTGCAAAC CCATTCCCAAAGTGGTCGTAGAGCCGCCGCCCAGCTACCACAACTACCTGCCCGGAATCGACCAGAGGAGGACCACTACGACCCAAAGCCCGCCGCTAACCCACAGGTGGGTGTTCACCATGGCCCACAGAACCACCACCGCTCCGACGATGGCGCCACCGAAAAGAACGACGACAATGGCGACCAGCCAGAAGCCCATGGTCCCCACCAGGAGGCCGCCGACGCCCACTCGCAAGCCATACGTGGCGCCCACTCGCAAGCCATACGTAGTGCCCACTCGCAAGCCATACGTGGTGCCCACTCGCAAGCCATACGTGGCGCCCACTCGCAAGCCATACGTGACGCCGAAGCCAGCGACGACTCCGTCGCCGCCTCCGCAATTGACCACCGTAGACAACAGCATCCACAAGGACGTGACCAAGCAACGAGGAGACGTGCATA TCCCACGGAATCACAACCCCAACGCGGTTCTGGACTTTGACATCGAGCTGGGCAACACGGCCAAGGATGACCCCG ATTCGGGTTTCCTGAGCTGCTCCTTCGACGACGGCCTCTGCGGCTGGATCAGGGACAACGAGGGTGACGTGCACTGGGAGACCACGCCCGACCCGGCAG GCGGCGGCTACCTGACCATTCCCGAAGTGGGCGACAAGAGGACGGGGCGGGGAGCCAGGCTGGTCCTGCCCCTGACCCCGCCCTGGAACCAGGGTAACCTTTGCCTGTCCTTCCGCCACAAGATGGCGGGCCACCACCTGGGAATGCTGCAGGTGTTTGTCAAGAAGGGGGACCGCTACAGCCCGGCCGTCTGGGGCCGCACTGGCGGCAACGGCTGGAGGCAAACGCAGATCACGCTGTGGGGGGCGGGCCTAGAGAGC GTGGTCCTGAAGGGCGAGCGTGGGCGGGGACGCAGCGGCGAGATGGCGGTGGACGACATCTCGCTAGCCAAAGGCTCCTGCGCAGACGAGCGCAACCCCACAGGCCTCTGA
- the npnta gene encoding nephronectin a isoform X1, translating to MGSWIKFILMVATLCWQARAEFDGRWPRQMASSNGLCRYGARVDCCWGWTRRSWGHCQPPSALARRLVGIRCRPQALCPSGCKHGDCVGPNKCKCHAGFTGKTCNQDLNECGLKPRPCKHRCMNTYGSYKCYCLNGFMMMPDGTCGNLRTCGMANCQYGCEVLKGEVRCQCPSPGLRLASDGRTCVDVDECASGMAVCPRFRKCINTFGSYICKCHDGFDLQYINGKYQCIDVNECSLELGRCGVYATCFNTPGSYKCKCKDGYRGTGRDCKPIPKVVVEPPPSYHNYLPGIDQRRTTTTQSPPLTHRWVFTMAHRTTTAPTMAPPKRTTTMATSQKPMVPTRRPPTPTRKPYVAPTRKPYVVPTRKPYVVPTRKPYVAPTRKPYVTPKPATTPSPPPQLTTVDNSIHKDVTKQRGDVHIPRNHNPNAVLDFDIELGNTAKDDPDSGFLSCSFDDGLCGWIRDNEGDVHWETTPDPAGGGYLTIPEVGDKRTGRGARLVLPLTPPWNQGNLCLSFRHKMAGHHLGMLQVFVKKGDRYSPAVWGRTGGNGWRQTQITLWGAGLESVVLKGERGRGRSGEMAVDDISLAKGSCADERNPTGL from the exons GTGGCCGAGACAGATGGCGTCGTCCAACGGGCTGTGCCGCTACGGCGCCAGGGTGGACTGCTGCTGGGGATGGACGCGCCGATCTTGGGGTCACTGCCAAC CTCCCTCCGCCTTAGCTCGCAGGCTAGTCGGGATAAGGTGCCGGCCCCAAG CACTTTGCCCGTCGGGCTGCAAGCACGGAGACTGCGTGGGGCCCAACAAGTGCAAATGTCATGCCGGATTTACGGGCAAGACCTGCAATCAAG ATCTGAACGAGTGCGGACTGAAGCCGCGACCCTGCAAACACAGGTGCATGAACACCTACGGCAGCTACAAGTGCTACTGCCTCAACGGCTTCATGATGATGCCCGACGGCACTTGTGGAA ACCTTCGCACTTGCGGCATGGCCAACTGCCAGTACGGCTGCGAGGTGCTTAAAGGAGAGGTCCGATGTCAGTGTCCGTCGCCGGGGCTACGGCTGGCGTCGGATGGCAGAACCTGCGTGG ACGTGGATGAATGCGCCAGCGGGATGGCCGTGTGCCCGAGGTTCCGGAAGTGCATCAACACCTTTGGCAGTTACATCTGCAAGTGCCACGATGGCTTCGACCTGCAGTACATCAATGGGAAATACCAGTGCATCG ACGTTAACGAATGTTCTTTGGAGTTGGGCCGCTGCGGCGTCTACGCCACCTGCTTCAACACGCCGGGCTCATACAAGTGCAAGTGCAAAGACGGCTACAGGGGGACGGGCCGCGACTGCAAAC CCATTCCCAAAGTGGTCGTAGAGCCGCCGCCCAGCTACCACAACTACCTGCCCGGAATCGACCAGAGGAGGACCACTACGACCCAAAGCCCGCCGCTAACCCACAGGTGGGTGTTCACCATGGCCCACAGAACCACCACCGCTCCGACGATGGCGCCACCGAAAAGAACGACGACAATGGCGACCAGCCAGAAGCCCATGGTCCCCACCAGGAGGCCGCCGACGCCCACTCGCAAGCCATACGTGGCGCCCACTCGCAAGCCATACGTAGTGCCCACTCGCAAGCCATACGTGGTGCCCACTCGCAAGCCATACGTGGCGCCCACTCGCAAGCCATACGTGACGCCGAAGCCAGCGACGACTCCGTCGCCGCCTCCGCAATTGACCACCGTAGACAACAGCATCCACAAGGACGTGACCAAGCAACGAGGAGACGTGCATA TCCCACGGAATCACAACCCCAACGCGGTTCTGGACTTTGACATCGAGCTGGGCAACACGGCCAAGGATGACCCCG ATTCGGGTTTCCTGAGCTGCTCCTTCGACGACGGCCTCTGCGGCTGGATCAGGGACAACGAGGGTGACGTGCACTGGGAGACCACGCCCGACCCGGCAG GCGGCGGCTACCTGACCATTCCCGAAGTGGGCGACAAGAGGACGGGGCGGGGAGCCAGGCTGGTCCTGCCCCTGACCCCGCCCTGGAACCAGGGTAACCTTTGCCTGTCCTTCCGCCACAAGATGGCGGGCCACCACCTGGGAATGCTGCAGGTGTTTGTCAAGAAGGGGGACCGCTACAGCCCGGCCGTCTGGGGCCGCACTGGCGGCAACGGCTGGAGGCAAACGCAGATCACGCTGTGGGGGGCGGGCCTAGAGAGC GTGGTCCTGAAGGGCGAGCGTGGGCGGGGACGCAGCGGCGAGATGGCGGTGGACGACATCTCGCTAGCCAAAGGCTCCTGCGCAGACGAGCGCAACCCCACAGGCCTCTGA